In Paralichthys olivaceus isolate ysfri-2021 chromosome 1, ASM2471397v2, whole genome shotgun sequence, the following are encoded in one genomic region:
- the kif13ba gene encoding kinesin-like protein KIF13B isoform X2: MGESSLDDSNVKVAVRVRPFNRREKELNTKCVVEMVKNQTILHPAGTNLGKADSRNQSKVFAYDHCFWSMDETDKEKFAGQEVVFQCLGESLLNNAFQGYNACIFAYGQTGSGKSYTMMGSGDQPGLIPRLCSALFERTQKEQREQESFTVEVSYMEIYNEKVRDLLDPKGGRQTLRVREHKVLGPYVDGLSRLAVASYKDIESLMSEGNKSRTVAATNMNEESSRSHAVFNIILTHTLKDLQSGTSGEKVSRLSLVDLAGSERAAKTGAAGERLKEGSNINKSLTTLGLVISALAEQGTAKNKTKFVPYRDSVLTWLLKDCLGGNSRTAMVATVSPSADNYEETLSTLRYADRAKSIVNHAVVNEDPNARIIRELREEVEKLRVQLTQAESLKAPELKERLEESEKLIQEMTITWEEKLRKTEEIAQERQKQLESLGISLQSSGIKVGDDKSFLVNLNADPALNELLVYYLKEHTKVGSADSQDIQLCGMGIQGEHCVIDITPDAAVILTPYRNARTCVNGSPVTSALQLHHGDRIFWGNNHFFRINLPKRRSRGMEEEDGEGGVMKNSGSSEQLDADGDTASEVSSEVSFSYEFAQTEVMMKALGNNDPMQAVLQSLERQHEEEKRSALERQRQMYEQELQQLRKKLNPDRLSTGQSGAPTPGQQGPAQQSHYRSLERLSMGGMSHSTSAQSRLRQWSEDREAVLVRSLRRLREQIVRANLLVQEACFISDELERHTEYRVTLQIPSDNLNANRKRDAVLSEPAIQVRRRCRGKQIWSLEKMENRLVDMRELYQEWQDYHLHHQDNPVMRSYFRRADPFFDEQENHSLIGVANVFLSCLFYDVKLQYAIPIINQKGEVAGRLHVEVVRVGGGLEDNIAGGDEPDNNQDTEIQDRKFVCMIKILQATGLPQYLSNFVFCQYSFWDHSEPIIVAPEVDPSSSSPSTKDPHCMVVFDSCKELAVSVTEDFIEYLTEGAVAIEVYGHRQADAGRNPALWDLSIIQAKTRTLRDRWSEVTRRLELWIQILEINENGDFVPVEVVPARDIRTGGIFQLRQGQSRRIQVDVRSVQDSGTMPLIAEIVLAVSVGCVEIRNTAANQEGDEMDSYQERDLERLREQWLAALTKRQEYLDQHLQSLVSKSEKTEDDMEREAQLLEWRLTLTEERNAVMVPSAGSGIPGAPAEWVPLAGMETHIPVLFLNLKPDDLSSQDQYEVPEAGGWDASLTGEDEDDFFDLQIVKHYDAEVKAEASWDSTIHECPQLSRGGAWPEQRVYLTIRVVVQLSHPADMQLVLRKRICVNVNPGRQGFAHNFLRRMSTRSTIPGCGVTFEVVSNIPGDAPGSEDREMLANLAASAHNSQSGDEEAAIEKYLRSVMSLENILTLDRLRQEVAVKEQLAGRGRSNRRSLSSPSVHRLSGSRQDLSTTCLLEDKGRWESQQDIFMPSQFHRTLPRPASSPSTYSTSPSSSTTSFATTPPQNQESEQGRLGLAASYLSVKALVPQMPKLLKSLFPARDDKKELRPSPHSQQHVPRIVTSPGGDDNRVKTETPSTKDRRAEFQEVPPLPVHDPHDITPLSQSSSGYFSTSVSTVTLSDVLQPSSSSSSLLAAETALPSNPQQQQGADRNDVVTSPSQCAAKMAAIVPASSNSSANHNNVTVENSFSKPRLVNSGGGGDGFERLEIFVDDEERSRVDILPEWLTDGSYVTVGSNKAGTVRYVGMTQFAEGVWVGVELDTPVGKNDGSVGGHRYFHCKPGYGVLVRPDRLSCRDRTSRRTGESAPPAHVPILRGEAIVARRGENRKSWSS, encoded by the exons GAATCAGTCCAAG GTCTTTGCCTACGATCACTGTTTCTGGTCCATGGATGAGACAGATAAGGAGAAATTTGCAG gtcAGGAGGTGGTGTTCCAGTGCCTTGGGGAGAGTCTTCTCAACAATGCCTTCCAGGGCTACAATGCCTGTATATTTGCCTATGGACAAACTG GTTCAGGAAAGTCTTACACAATGATGGGTTCAGGGGACCAGCCAGGTCTGATTCCGCGCCTGTGCAGTGCTTTGTTTGAACGAACCCAGAAGGAACAGCGGGAGCAGGAGAGCTTCACTGTTGAGGTTTCCTACATGGAGATCTACAATGAGAAGGTCCGGGATCTGCTTGACCCCAAAGG GGGTCGACAGACTCTGAGGGTGAGGGAGCATAAAGTGTTGGGTCCCTATGTGGATGGCCTATCTCGACTAGCTGTGGCCAGCTACAAG GACATCGAGTCTCTAATGTCAGAGGGGAATAAGTCTCGGACGGTCGCTGCTACCAACATGAATGAGGAGAGCAGTCGATCCCACGCTGTCTTCAAcatcatcctcacacacacactcaaggacTTGCAGTCTGGG ACGAGTGGTGAAAAGGTTAGTCGGTTGAGTCTGGTAGATTTGGCTGGGAGTGAACGAGCAGCAAAaactggagcagcaggagaacgACTGAAAGAGGGAAGCAACATCAACAA gtctCTGACGACTCTCGGCCTGGTGATCTCTGCGCTGGCTGAACAGGGGACTGCCAAAAACAAGACCAAGTTTGTCCCTTACAGAGACTCTGTTCTGACATGGCTGCTAAAG GACTGTTTGGGGGGAAACAGTCGCACAGCGATGGTTGCAACCGTGAGTCCATCAGCAGACAATTATGAGGAGACGCTGTCGACGCTGCGTTACGCAGACCGAGCTAAGAGCATAGTCAACCATGCTGTAGTTAATGAAGACCCCAACGCTCGTATCATCAGGGAGCTCAGAGAGGAAGTAGAGAAACTGCGAGTGCAGCTGACCCAGGCAGAG TCTTTAAAGGCTCCTGAGCTGAAGGAGCGTCTGGAAGAGTCGGAGAAGTTGATTCAAGAGATGACCATCACCTGGGAGGAAAAGCTTCGCAAAACAGAAGAGATTGCACAG gagcgTCAGAAGCAGTTAGAGAGTCTGGGTATTTCTCTCCAGTCATCAGGGATTAAAGTCGGGGATGACAAGAGCTTTCTCGTCAACCTTAATGCTGATCCTGCTCTTAATGAACTGCTGGTGTACTACCTGAAG GAACACACAAAAGTGGGTTCAGCAGACTCTCAGGACATCCAGCTGTGTGGGATGGGTATCCAGGGAGAACACTGTGTAATCGACATTACGCCAGACGCTGCCGTTATCCTCACCCCTTATCGCAACGCTCG GACATGTGTTAATGGTTCTCCAGTAACCAGCGCTCTGCAGCTTCACCATGGAGACCGGATCTTTTGGGGAAACAATCACTTCTTTAG GATCAACCTGCCTAAGCGACGTTCCCGAGgaatggaggaagaggatggtgAGGGTGGAGTAATGAAGAACAGTGGCAGCAGTGAGCAGCTGGATGCAGATGGGGACACAGCCAGCGAAGTGTCCAGTGAAGTCAGCTTCTCCTACGAGTTCGCCCAAACAGAGGTCATGATGAAAGCCCTCGGCAATAATG ACCCCATGCAGGCCGTCCTCCAGTCTCTGGAGAGGCAGCATGAAGAGGAGAAGCGCTCTGCTCTGGAGCGGCAGAGGCAGATGTACGAGCAGGAACTCCAGCAGCTCCGCAAGAAGCTGAACCCGGACCGTCTGTCCACAGGTCAGTCAGGAGCGCCGACACCCGGCCAACAAGGTCCAGCACAGCAGTCACACTACCGCAGCCTGGAGAGACTCAGCATGGGAGGGATGAGCCATTCAACCAGCGCTCAGAGCCGACTGAGGCAGTGGAGTGAGGACAG GGAGGCAGTGTTGGTGAGGAGTCTGAGAAGGTTGAGGGAACAGATCGTGAGGGCAAACCTCCTGGTGCAAGAAGCCTGTTTTATCTCTGACGAGCTGGAGCGACACACTGAGTACAGAGTCACTCTGCAGATCCCATCAGACAACCTCAATGCAAACCGCAag agggaTGCTGTGCTCAGTGAACCAGCGATTCAAGTCCGACGTCGTTGTAGAGGGAAACAGATCTGGAGCTTGGAGAAGATGGAGAACCGACTGGTGGACATGAGGGAGCTGTACCAGGAGTGGCAGGACTACCACCTACATCACCAAGACAACCCA GTGATGCGCTCATATTTTCGTCGGGCTGACCCGTTCTTCGACGAGCAGGAAAACCACAGTCTGATCGGCGttgcaaatgtttttctgtcctgtcTTTTCTACGATGTCAAGCTTCAGTACGCCATTCCCATCATCAACCAGAAGGGAGAG GTTGCAGGGCGTCTCCATGTGGAGGTGGTTCGAGTCGGAGGCGGCTTAGAGGACAACATAGCTGGAGGAGACGAACCAGACAACAACCAAGACACCGAGATCCAGGATCGCAAATTTGTCTGCATG ATTAAGATCCTGCAGGCCACTGGTCTTCCCCAGTACCTCTCCAACTTCGTCTTCTGTCAGTACTCCTTCTGGGACCATTCTGAGCCAATCATCGTGGCTCCTGAAGTCGACCCATCATCCTCGTCACCCAGCACCAAGGACCCACACTGCATGGTGGTGTTTGACAGCTGCAAG GAACTGGCGGTGTCAGTGACTGAGGATTTCATCGAGTACCTCACAGAAGGGGCTGTCGCCATCGAGGTTTATGGACACAGGCAGGCAGATGCAGGCAGGAACCCCGCCCTGTGGGACCTCAGCATCATCCAGGCCAAGACACGCACACTACGAGACAG atggaGTGAGGTAACACGTCGCCTGGAGCTGTGGATTCAAATCCTGGAGATAAACGAGAACGGAGACTTTGTCCCAGTGGAAGTGGTTCCTGCTAGAGATATACGGACCGGGGGAATCTTCCAGCTTCGGCAG GGTCAGTCAAGGCGGATCCAAGTGGACGTGCGTTCAGTTCAGGACTCGGGCACCATGCCTCTGATTGCAGAGATAGTGCTTGCAGTGTCGGTGGGCTGTGTTGAGATCAGGAACACTGCAGCAAACCAGGAAGGAGATGAGATGGACAGTTATCAG GAAAGAGATCTGGAACGTTTGCGGGAGCAGTGGTTAGCCGCTCTCACAAAGAGACAGGAATACCTCGACCAACATCTGCAAAGCCTGGTCAGCAAATCAG agaaaacagaggatgACATGGAGAGGGAGGCTCAGCTGCTGGAGTGGCGCTTGActctgacagaggagagaaacgCCGTCATGGTGCCCTCTGCTGGCAGCGGCATTCCTGGAGCGCCTGCTGAATG GGTTCCTCTGGCAGGCATGGAGACTCATATTCCTGTCCTCTTCCTGAACCTCAAAC CCGATGACCTCAGCTCTCAGGACCAGTATGAGGTTCCTGAGGCCGGAGGTTGGGATGCGTCTCTGACTGGAGAAGACGAAGATGACTTCTTTGACCTGCAAATTGTCAAACACTATGATGCAGAG GTGAAAGCAGAAGCATCATGGGACTCCACCATCCATGAATGTCCCCAGCTCAGTCGTGGTGGAGCGTGGCCCGAGCAGCGGGTATACCTAACCATCAGAGTAGTGGTTCAGCTCAGCCATCCTGCTGACATGCAGCTGGTGCTGAGGAAGAGAATCTGTGTTAACGTTAATCCCGGCCGCCAAGGCTTTGCCCACAACTTCCTCAGACGGATGTCCACCCGCAGCACCATACCAGGATGTGGGGTCACGTTCGAGGTCGTCTCCAACATCCCCGGg GATGCCCCTGGATCAGAGGACAGGGAGATGCTGGCCAACCTCGCTGCCAGCGCACACAACAGCCAGTCAGGTGATGAAGAGGCTGCCATCGAGAAATACCTCCGAAGTGTCATGAGTCTGGAGAACATCCTGACTCTGGACAGACTAAGACAG gaGGTAGCAGTGAAGGAGCAGCTGGCTGGCAGAGGCAGGAGCAACAGACGGAGCCTTAGTTCTCCCTCTGTCCACAgg CTGTCTGGAAGTAGACAAGACTTATCCACAACCTGCCTGCTGGAGGATAAG ggTCGATGGGAGAGTCAGCAGGACATCTTCATGCCCTCTCAGTTTCACCGCACCCTCCCCCGCCcagcctcctccccctccacctaCTCCACCTCCCCTTCTTCATCCACTACTTCCTTTGCTACGACCCCACCACAGAATCAGGAATCAGAGCAAG gTCGCTTAGGACTTGCTGCCTCTTATCTTTCAGTGAAGGCGCTGGTTCCTCAGATGCCGAAACTGCTAAAGTCTCTGTTTCCTGCACGAGATGACAAGAAGGAGCTGAGACCGTCGCCGCACAGCCAGCAG CATGTGCCTCGCATTGTGACATCACCCGGAGGGGACGACAACAGAGTCAAGACAGAGACG CCCTCAACCAAAGACAGGCGGGCAGAGTTCCAAGAagtccctcctcttcctgtgcATGACCCGCATGACATCACCCCCCTAAGCCAGTCGTCAAGCGGCTACTTCTCCACTAGCGTTTCTACGGTTACCCTGTCTGACGTCCTCCAAccttcctcctcgtcctcctccctcctggcTGCTGAGACCGCGTTACCCTCAAatccccagcagcagcagggtgcTGACAGGAACGATGTTGTGACCTCTCCTTCTCAGTGTGCCGCCAAGATGGCCGCCATCGTGCCAGCCTCTTCCAAcagctcagccaatcacaacaaCGTCACCGTGGAAAACTCCTTCTCCAAACCGAGGCTGGTAaattcaggaggaggaggtgacggGTTTGAGAGGCTGGAAATCTTTGTGGACGATGAAGAGCGTAGCCGTGTTGACATTCTGCCTGAATGGCTGACGGACGGGTCGTATGTTACAGTCGGAAGCAATAAGGCGGGGACAGTGCGCTACGTGGGAATGACGCAGTTTGCAGAGGGCgtgtgggtgggggtggagCTGGATACACCTGTAG GTAAGAATGATGGATCAGTCGGAGGTCACCGGTACTTCCACTGTAAACCGGGTTACGGGGTGCTGGTTCGCCCAGACCGTCTGTCCTGTCGCGACCGGACCAGTCGACGGACGGGAGAGTCTGCTCCTCCCGCCCACGTCCCCATCCTGCGAGGAGAAGCCATTGTTGCACGGAGGGGGGAGAACCGCAAGTCCTGGAGCAgttga
- the kif13ba gene encoding kinesin-like protein KIF13B isoform X3 produces MGESSLDDSNVKVAVRVRPFNRREKELNTKCVVEMVKNQTILHPAGTNLGKADSRNQSKVFAYDHCFWSMDETDKEKFAGQEVVFQCLGESLLNNAFQGYNACIFAYGQTGSGKSYTMMGSGDQPGLIPRLCSALFERTQKEQREQESFTVEVSYMEIYNEKVRDLLDPKGGRQTLRVREHKVLGPYVDGLSRLAVASYKDIESLMSEGNKSRTVAATNMNEESSRSHAVFNIILTHTLKDLQSGTSGEKVSRLSLVDLAGSERAAKTGAAGERLKEGSNINKSLTTLGLVISALAEQGTAKNKTKFVPYRDSVLTWLLKDCLGGNSRTAMVATVSPSADNYEETLSTLRYADRAKSIVNHAVVNEDPNARIIRELREEVEKLRVQLTQAESLKAPELKERLEESEKLIQEMTITWEEKLRKTEEIAQERQKQLESLGISLQSSGIKVGDDKSFLVNLNADPALNELLVYYLKEHTKVGSADSQDIQLCGMGIQGEHCVIDITPDAAVILTPYRNARTCVNGSPVTSALQLHHGDRIFWGNNHFFRINLPKRRSRGMEEEDGEGGVMKNSGSSEQLDADGDTASEVSSEVSFSYEFAQTEVMMKALGNNDPMQAVLQSLERQHEEEKRSALERQRQMYEQELQQLRKKLNPDRLSTGQSGAPTPGQQGPAQQSHYRSLERLSMGGMSHSTSAQSRLRQWSEDREAVLVRSLRRLREQIVRANLLVQEACFISDELERHTEYRVTLQIPSDNLNANRKRDAVLSEPAIQVRRRCRGKQIWSLEKMENRLVDMRELYQEWQDYHLHHQDNPVMRSYFRRADPFFDEQENHSLIGVANVFLSCLFYDVKLQYAIPIINQKGEVAGRLHVEVVRVGGGLEDNIAGGDEPDNNQDTEIQDRKFVCMIKILQATGLPQYLSNFVFCQYSFWDHSEPIIVAPEVDPSSSSPSTKDPHCMVVFDSCKELAVSVTEDFIEYLTEGAVAIEVYGHRQADAGRNPALWDLSIIQAKTRTLRDRWSEVTRRLELWIQILEINENGDFVPVEVVPARDIRTGGIFQLRQGQSRRIQVDVRSVQDSGTMPLIAEIVLAVSVGCVEIRNTAANQEGDEMDSYQERDLERLREQWLAALTKRQEYLDQHLQSLVSKSEKTEDDMEREAQLLEWRLTLTEERNAVMVPSAGSGIPGAPAEWVPLAGMETHIPVLFLNLKPDDLSSQDQYEVPEAGGWDASLTGEDEDDFFDLQIVKHYDAEVKAEASWDSTIHECPQLSRGGAWPEQRVYLTIRVVVQLSHPADMQLVLRKRICVNVNPGRQGFAHNFLRRMSTRSTIPGCGVTFEVVSNIPGDAPGSEDREMLANLAASAHNSQSGDEEAAIEKYLRSVMSLENILTLDRLRQEVAVKEQLAGRGRSNRRSLSSPSVHRLSGSRQDLSTTCLLEDKGRWESQQDIFMPSQFHRTLPRPASSPSTYSTSPSSSTTSFATTPPQNQESEQVKALVPQMPKLLKSLFPARDDKKELRPSPHSQQQHVPRIVTSPGGDDNRVKTETPSTKDRRAEFQEVPPLPVHDPHDITPLSQSSSGYFSTSVSTVTLSDVLQPSSSSSSLLAAETALPSNPQQQQGADRNDVVTSPSQCAAKMAAIVPASSNSSANHNNVTVENSFSKPRLVNSGGGGDGFERLEIFVDDEERSRVDILPEWLTDGSYVTVGSNKAGTVRYVGMTQFAEGVWVGVELDTPVGKNDGSVGGHRYFHCKPGYGVLVRPDRLSCRDRTSRRTGESAPPAHVPILRGEAIVARRGENRKSWSS; encoded by the exons GAATCAGTCCAAG GTCTTTGCCTACGATCACTGTTTCTGGTCCATGGATGAGACAGATAAGGAGAAATTTGCAG gtcAGGAGGTGGTGTTCCAGTGCCTTGGGGAGAGTCTTCTCAACAATGCCTTCCAGGGCTACAATGCCTGTATATTTGCCTATGGACAAACTG GTTCAGGAAAGTCTTACACAATGATGGGTTCAGGGGACCAGCCAGGTCTGATTCCGCGCCTGTGCAGTGCTTTGTTTGAACGAACCCAGAAGGAACAGCGGGAGCAGGAGAGCTTCACTGTTGAGGTTTCCTACATGGAGATCTACAATGAGAAGGTCCGGGATCTGCTTGACCCCAAAGG GGGTCGACAGACTCTGAGGGTGAGGGAGCATAAAGTGTTGGGTCCCTATGTGGATGGCCTATCTCGACTAGCTGTGGCCAGCTACAAG GACATCGAGTCTCTAATGTCAGAGGGGAATAAGTCTCGGACGGTCGCTGCTACCAACATGAATGAGGAGAGCAGTCGATCCCACGCTGTCTTCAAcatcatcctcacacacacactcaaggacTTGCAGTCTGGG ACGAGTGGTGAAAAGGTTAGTCGGTTGAGTCTGGTAGATTTGGCTGGGAGTGAACGAGCAGCAAAaactggagcagcaggagaacgACTGAAAGAGGGAAGCAACATCAACAA gtctCTGACGACTCTCGGCCTGGTGATCTCTGCGCTGGCTGAACAGGGGACTGCCAAAAACAAGACCAAGTTTGTCCCTTACAGAGACTCTGTTCTGACATGGCTGCTAAAG GACTGTTTGGGGGGAAACAGTCGCACAGCGATGGTTGCAACCGTGAGTCCATCAGCAGACAATTATGAGGAGACGCTGTCGACGCTGCGTTACGCAGACCGAGCTAAGAGCATAGTCAACCATGCTGTAGTTAATGAAGACCCCAACGCTCGTATCATCAGGGAGCTCAGAGAGGAAGTAGAGAAACTGCGAGTGCAGCTGACCCAGGCAGAG TCTTTAAAGGCTCCTGAGCTGAAGGAGCGTCTGGAAGAGTCGGAGAAGTTGATTCAAGAGATGACCATCACCTGGGAGGAAAAGCTTCGCAAAACAGAAGAGATTGCACAG gagcgTCAGAAGCAGTTAGAGAGTCTGGGTATTTCTCTCCAGTCATCAGGGATTAAAGTCGGGGATGACAAGAGCTTTCTCGTCAACCTTAATGCTGATCCTGCTCTTAATGAACTGCTGGTGTACTACCTGAAG GAACACACAAAAGTGGGTTCAGCAGACTCTCAGGACATCCAGCTGTGTGGGATGGGTATCCAGGGAGAACACTGTGTAATCGACATTACGCCAGACGCTGCCGTTATCCTCACCCCTTATCGCAACGCTCG GACATGTGTTAATGGTTCTCCAGTAACCAGCGCTCTGCAGCTTCACCATGGAGACCGGATCTTTTGGGGAAACAATCACTTCTTTAG GATCAACCTGCCTAAGCGACGTTCCCGAGgaatggaggaagaggatggtgAGGGTGGAGTAATGAAGAACAGTGGCAGCAGTGAGCAGCTGGATGCAGATGGGGACACAGCCAGCGAAGTGTCCAGTGAAGTCAGCTTCTCCTACGAGTTCGCCCAAACAGAGGTCATGATGAAAGCCCTCGGCAATAATG ACCCCATGCAGGCCGTCCTCCAGTCTCTGGAGAGGCAGCATGAAGAGGAGAAGCGCTCTGCTCTGGAGCGGCAGAGGCAGATGTACGAGCAGGAACTCCAGCAGCTCCGCAAGAAGCTGAACCCGGACCGTCTGTCCACAGGTCAGTCAGGAGCGCCGACACCCGGCCAACAAGGTCCAGCACAGCAGTCACACTACCGCAGCCTGGAGAGACTCAGCATGGGAGGGATGAGCCATTCAACCAGCGCTCAGAGCCGACTGAGGCAGTGGAGTGAGGACAG GGAGGCAGTGTTGGTGAGGAGTCTGAGAAGGTTGAGGGAACAGATCGTGAGGGCAAACCTCCTGGTGCAAGAAGCCTGTTTTATCTCTGACGAGCTGGAGCGACACACTGAGTACAGAGTCACTCTGCAGATCCCATCAGACAACCTCAATGCAAACCGCAag agggaTGCTGTGCTCAGTGAACCAGCGATTCAAGTCCGACGTCGTTGTAGAGGGAAACAGATCTGGAGCTTGGAGAAGATGGAGAACCGACTGGTGGACATGAGGGAGCTGTACCAGGAGTGGCAGGACTACCACCTACATCACCAAGACAACCCA GTGATGCGCTCATATTTTCGTCGGGCTGACCCGTTCTTCGACGAGCAGGAAAACCACAGTCTGATCGGCGttgcaaatgtttttctgtcctgtcTTTTCTACGATGTCAAGCTTCAGTACGCCATTCCCATCATCAACCAGAAGGGAGAG GTTGCAGGGCGTCTCCATGTGGAGGTGGTTCGAGTCGGAGGCGGCTTAGAGGACAACATAGCTGGAGGAGACGAACCAGACAACAACCAAGACACCGAGATCCAGGATCGCAAATTTGTCTGCATG ATTAAGATCCTGCAGGCCACTGGTCTTCCCCAGTACCTCTCCAACTTCGTCTTCTGTCAGTACTCCTTCTGGGACCATTCTGAGCCAATCATCGTGGCTCCTGAAGTCGACCCATCATCCTCGTCACCCAGCACCAAGGACCCACACTGCATGGTGGTGTTTGACAGCTGCAAG GAACTGGCGGTGTCAGTGACTGAGGATTTCATCGAGTACCTCACAGAAGGGGCTGTCGCCATCGAGGTTTATGGACACAGGCAGGCAGATGCAGGCAGGAACCCCGCCCTGTGGGACCTCAGCATCATCCAGGCCAAGACACGCACACTACGAGACAG atggaGTGAGGTAACACGTCGCCTGGAGCTGTGGATTCAAATCCTGGAGATAAACGAGAACGGAGACTTTGTCCCAGTGGAAGTGGTTCCTGCTAGAGATATACGGACCGGGGGAATCTTCCAGCTTCGGCAG GGTCAGTCAAGGCGGATCCAAGTGGACGTGCGTTCAGTTCAGGACTCGGGCACCATGCCTCTGATTGCAGAGATAGTGCTTGCAGTGTCGGTGGGCTGTGTTGAGATCAGGAACACTGCAGCAAACCAGGAAGGAGATGAGATGGACAGTTATCAG GAAAGAGATCTGGAACGTTTGCGGGAGCAGTGGTTAGCCGCTCTCACAAAGAGACAGGAATACCTCGACCAACATCTGCAAAGCCTGGTCAGCAAATCAG agaaaacagaggatgACATGGAGAGGGAGGCTCAGCTGCTGGAGTGGCGCTTGActctgacagaggagagaaacgCCGTCATGGTGCCCTCTGCTGGCAGCGGCATTCCTGGAGCGCCTGCTGAATG GGTTCCTCTGGCAGGCATGGAGACTCATATTCCTGTCCTCTTCCTGAACCTCAAAC CCGATGACCTCAGCTCTCAGGACCAGTATGAGGTTCCTGAGGCCGGAGGTTGGGATGCGTCTCTGACTGGAGAAGACGAAGATGACTTCTTTGACCTGCAAATTGTCAAACACTATGATGCAGAG GTGAAAGCAGAAGCATCATGGGACTCCACCATCCATGAATGTCCCCAGCTCAGTCGTGGTGGAGCGTGGCCCGAGCAGCGGGTATACCTAACCATCAGAGTAGTGGTTCAGCTCAGCCATCCTGCTGACATGCAGCTGGTGCTGAGGAAGAGAATCTGTGTTAACGTTAATCCCGGCCGCCAAGGCTTTGCCCACAACTTCCTCAGACGGATGTCCACCCGCAGCACCATACCAGGATGTGGGGTCACGTTCGAGGTCGTCTCCAACATCCCCGGg GATGCCCCTGGATCAGAGGACAGGGAGATGCTGGCCAACCTCGCTGCCAGCGCACACAACAGCCAGTCAGGTGATGAAGAGGCTGCCATCGAGAAATACCTCCGAAGTGTCATGAGTCTGGAGAACATCCTGACTCTGGACAGACTAAGACAG gaGGTAGCAGTGAAGGAGCAGCTGGCTGGCAGAGGCAGGAGCAACAGACGGAGCCTTAGTTCTCCCTCTGTCCACAgg CTGTCTGGAAGTAGACAAGACTTATCCACAACCTGCCTGCTGGAGGATAAG ggTCGATGGGAGAGTCAGCAGGACATCTTCATGCCCTCTCAGTTTCACCGCACCCTCCCCCGCCcagcctcctccccctccacctaCTCCACCTCCCCTTCTTCATCCACTACTTCCTTTGCTACGACCCCACCACAGAATCAGGAATCAGAGCAAG TGAAGGCGCTGGTTCCTCAGATGCCGAAACTGCTAAAGTCTCTGTTTCCTGCACGAGATGACAAGAAGGAGCTGAGACCGTCGCCGCACAGCCAGCAG CAGCATGTGCCTCGCATTGTGACATCACCCGGAGGGGACGACAACAGAGTCAAGACAGAGACG CCCTCAACCAAAGACAGGCGGGCAGAGTTCCAAGAagtccctcctcttcctgtgcATGACCCGCATGACATCACCCCCCTAAGCCAGTCGTCAAGCGGCTACTTCTCCACTAGCGTTTCTACGGTTACCCTGTCTGACGTCCTCCAAccttcctcctcgtcctcctccctcctggcTGCTGAGACCGCGTTACCCTCAAatccccagcagcagcagggtgcTGACAGGAACGATGTTGTGACCTCTCCTTCTCAGTGTGCCGCCAAGATGGCCGCCATCGTGCCAGCCTCTTCCAAcagctcagccaatcacaacaaCGTCACCGTGGAAAACTCCTTCTCCAAACCGAGGCTGGTAaattcaggaggaggaggtgacggGTTTGAGAGGCTGGAAATCTTTGTGGACGATGAAGAGCGTAGCCGTGTTGACATTCTGCCTGAATGGCTGACGGACGGGTCGTATGTTACAGTCGGAAGCAATAAGGCGGGGACAGTGCGCTACGTGGGAATGACGCAGTTTGCAGAGGGCgtgtgggtgggggtggagCTGGATACACCTGTAG GTAAGAATGATGGATCAGTCGGAGGTCACCGGTACTTCCACTGTAAACCGGGTTACGGGGTGCTGGTTCGCCCAGACCGTCTGTCCTGTCGCGACCGGACCAGTCGACGGACGGGAGAGTCTGCTCCTCCCGCCCACGTCCCCATCCTGCGAGGAGAAGCCATTGTTGCACGGAGGGGGGAGAACCGCAAGTCCTGGAGCAgttga